A genomic window from Streptomyces sp. NBC_01429 includes:
- a CDS encoding ABC transporter ATP-binding protein yields MSSTEVNSVASGARETPKLPARETWRALYRHFRPHRATVALGALLALIGTATGLAQPLAAKALVDRLGESGSITGVLLLLTGLVVFGTAVQALGSYLLERTAESVVLAARRTLIGRLLRLRLPEVERTQPGDLMSRVTSDTTLLRAVTTQSIVSAATGSLAFLATITLMGWLDPVLLGVTLGVIVVIGSAVALVMPRIARAAKRSQEAVGHISAVLERAFGAFRTLKASGAEGRETAVVETAARDAWQHGVAAAKWRTVAGASVGLAVQVSFLAVLGVGGARVASGAISVSTLVAFLLFLFYLIDPVSDLVNAVSQYQVGTAAVARIVEAERLETETLEAEPGVPGAPGEGPVSGRGPASVVFEDVSFRYRDDLPYVHRGVSFEVPGPGMTAFVGPSGAGKTTVFGLVERFYEASGGRVLLDGRDVRDLPLAELRAAIGYVEQDSPVLAGTLRENLVFAAPDASEEEIREVLVRARLDGLVERLPDGLDTLVGHRGSKLSGGERQRVAIARALLRKPRLLLLDEATSQLDAVNELALRDVVTEVAAEVTVLVVAHRLSTVTLADRIVVMDAGRVRAVGTHEELVAGDALYGELAATQFLAAAR; encoded by the coding sequence ATGAGCAGCACAGAAGTGAACAGCGTCGCGTCCGGCGCGCGGGAGACACCCAAGCTGCCCGCCCGGGAGACCTGGCGGGCCCTGTACCGGCATTTCCGGCCGCATCGCGCGACGGTGGCCCTCGGCGCGCTGCTGGCGCTGATCGGCACGGCGACCGGGCTGGCGCAGCCGCTCGCCGCGAAGGCCCTGGTCGACCGGCTCGGTGAGAGCGGCTCGATCACCGGGGTCCTGCTGCTGCTCACCGGGCTGGTGGTGTTCGGTACGGCGGTCCAGGCGCTCGGCTCGTACCTGCTGGAGCGGACCGCCGAGTCCGTGGTCCTCGCCGCCCGCCGCACCCTGATCGGGCGGCTGCTGCGGCTGCGGCTGCCGGAGGTGGAGCGGACCCAGCCGGGCGATCTGATGTCCCGGGTCACCTCGGACACCACGCTGCTGCGCGCGGTGACGACGCAGTCGATCGTCTCGGCGGCGACCGGCAGCCTGGCGTTCCTGGCGACGATCACGCTGATGGGCTGGCTGGACCCGGTGCTGCTGGGCGTCACGCTCGGGGTGATCGTGGTGATCGGCAGCGCCGTCGCGCTGGTGATGCCGAGGATCGCGCGGGCGGCCAAGCGCTCACAGGAGGCGGTCGGGCACATATCCGCGGTGCTGGAGCGGGCCTTCGGGGCGTTCCGCACGCTCAAGGCGTCGGGCGCCGAGGGCCGGGAGACCGCGGTGGTGGAGACGGCGGCCCGGGACGCGTGGCAGCACGGGGTGGCGGCCGCGAAGTGGCGGACGGTGGCCGGGGCGTCGGTCGGGCTGGCCGTGCAGGTGTCGTTCCTGGCGGTGCTGGGGGTGGGCGGGGCGCGGGTGGCGTCGGGGGCCATCTCCGTATCGACGCTGGTCGCCTTCCTGCTGTTCCTGTTCTATCTGATCGACCCGGTGTCCGATCTGGTGAACGCGGTGTCGCAGTACCAGGTGGGTACGGCGGCGGTCGCCCGGATCGTGGAGGCGGAGCGGCTGGAGACGGAGACGCTGGAGGCGGAGCCAGGAGTTCCTGGCGCCCCGGGCGAGGGGCCGGTCTCGGGCCGGGGTCCGGCCTCGGTCGTCTTCGAGGACGTGTCCTTCCGCTACCGCGACGACCTTCCGTACGTCCATCGCGGGGTCTCCTTCGAGGTGCCGGGCCCGGGGATGACGGCCTTCGTCGGCCCGTCCGGAGCGGGCAAGACGACGGTCTTCGGGCTGGTGGAGCGGTTCTACGAGGCGAGCGGCGGCCGGGTCCTGCTCGACGGGCGCGATGTGCGCGACCTGCCGCTGGCCGAGCTGCGCGCCGCCATCGGCTATGTCGAGCAGGACTCCCCCGTGCTGGCCGGGACGCTGCGCGAGAATCTCGTCTTCGCCGCGCCGGACGCCTCCGAGGAGGAGATCCGGGAGGTGCTCGTACGGGCCAGGCTCGACGGGCTGGTGGAGCGGCTGCCGGACGGTCTGGACACGCTCGTCGGCCATCGCGGCTCCAAGCTGTCGGGCGGCGAGCGGCAGCGGGTGGCGATCGCGCGGGCGCTGCTGCGCAAACCCCGGCTGCTGCTCCTCGACGAGGCGACGTCGCAGCTGGACGCGGTCAATGAGCTGGCGCTGCGGGACGTGGTCACGGAGGTGGCCGCCGAGGTCACGGTGCTGGTGGTGGCGCACCGGCTGTCGACGGTGACGCTGGCGGACCGGATCGTGGTGATGGACGCGGGGCGGGTACGGGCGGTGGGCACGCACGAGGAGCTGGTGGCGGGGGACGCGCTGTACGGGGAGCTGGCGGCGACGCAGTTCCTGGCGGCGGCGCGCTGA
- a CDS encoding class I SAM-dependent methyltransferase, which produces MRNVVRQELVARQLDEQITARFPLGKRLRVLDVGMGQGTQALRLARAGHTVTGLESDPGMLATARETFAQEPAGIRERVRLIEGDGLETGVHFLPGSFDVVLCHGVLMYVAEPDAMLAGLARMLAPGGLLSLLVRNGDALALRPGHAGDWDGALEGFDSAMYTNRHGLRVRADRLEALTATLAGIAAPLHAWYGVRVFTDASAADAVPPVGEELERLLTAEDRAGRTEPYRRVAAMLHLCGVRG; this is translated from the coding sequence CTGCGTAACGTCGTCCGCCAGGAGCTGGTCGCGCGCCAGCTCGACGAGCAGATAACCGCGCGTTTCCCCCTCGGGAAGCGGCTGCGGGTGCTGGACGTCGGTATGGGCCAGGGCACGCAGGCGCTGCGCCTGGCGCGGGCCGGTCACACCGTGACCGGTCTCGAATCCGATCCCGGGATGCTGGCCACGGCGCGCGAGACGTTCGCCCAGGAGCCGGCGGGCATACGGGAGCGGGTCAGGCTGATCGAGGGCGACGGCCTGGAGACCGGGGTGCACTTCCTGCCCGGCAGCTTCGACGTCGTGCTCTGCCACGGCGTACTGATGTACGTGGCCGAGCCGGACGCGATGCTCGCGGGCCTGGCCCGGATGCTGGCGCCCGGCGGTCTGCTGTCCCTGCTCGTGCGCAACGGCGACGCGCTGGCCCTGCGGCCCGGCCACGCCGGGGACTGGGACGGCGCGCTGGAGGGCTTCGACTCGGCCATGTACACCAACCGCCACGGACTGCGCGTCCGGGCGGACCGGCTGGAGGCGCTGACCGCGACGCTGGCGGGGATCGCAGCGCCGCTGCACGCCTGGTACGGGGTGCGGGTCTTCACGGACGCCTCGGCCGCCGACGCGGTGCCGCCCGTCGGCGAGGAGCTGGAGCGGCTGCTCACGGCGGAGGACCGGGCGGGACGTACGGAGCCGTACCGCAGGGTGGCGGCGATGCTGCATCTGTGCGGGGTCCGTGGCTGA
- a CDS encoding DUF3043 domain-containing protein, translated as MFRSRSKEEKATATKVTADLSTQPRDPQAPKGRPTPKRSEAESQRRRASTTPTDRKTAMKRQREARRADLTRQREALASGDERYLPARDKGPVRRFVRDFVDSRFAIAEFFLPLAVVILVLSMVRVGALQNIALLLWLGVIVLIVVDSIGIWLRLKKQLAERFPDTPKRGAVAYGLMRTLQMRRLRLPKPQVKRGERP; from the coding sequence GTGTTCCGAAGCCGCTCCAAGGAAGAGAAGGCCACCGCCACCAAGGTGACGGCGGACCTCTCCACGCAGCCCCGCGACCCGCAGGCCCCCAAGGGCCGCCCGACCCCCAAGCGCAGTGAGGCCGAGTCGCAACGCCGACGCGCCTCCACGACGCCGACCGACCGCAAGACGGCCATGAAGCGCCAGCGCGAAGCGCGGCGGGCCGACCTGACCAGGCAGCGCGAAGCGCTGGCCAGCGGCGACGAGCGTTACCTGCCGGCCCGTGACAAGGGCCCGGTGCGCCGCTTCGTCCGCGATTTCGTGGACTCGCGGTTCGCCATCGCCGAGTTCTTCCTGCCGCTCGCCGTCGTGATCCTGGTGCTGAGCATGGTCAGGGTCGGCGCGCTCCAGAACATCGCGCTGCTGCTGTGGCTCGGTGTGATCGTGCTGATCGTCGTCGACTCGATCGGCATCTGGCTCCGGCTCAAGAAGCAGCTCGCCGAGCGCTTCCCCGACACCCCCAAGCGCGGCGCGGTGGCCTACGGCCTGATGCGTACGCTCCAGATGCGCCGACTGCGCCTGCCGAAGCCGCAGGTCAAGCGCGGAGAGCGGCCCTGA
- a CDS encoding PspA/IM30 family protein: MSGVMKRMGMIFRAKANKALDRAEDPRETLDYSYQKQLELLQKVRRGVADVATSRKRLELQLNQLQGQSSKLEDQGRKALALGREDLAREALSRRASLQQQVTDLETQHQTLQGEEEKLTLAAQRLQAKVDAFRTKKETIKATYTAAQAQTRIGEAFSGISEEMGDVGMAIQRAEDKTAQLQARAGAIDELLASGALDDQSGMAKDDIAAELDRISGGSDVELELQRMKAELAGGSTPNQAIEGGNGGTGTQDAQPSTNKFDKQ, translated from the coding sequence ATGAGCGGTGTCATGAAGCGTATGGGGATGATCTTCCGCGCGAAAGCCAACAAGGCCCTTGACCGGGCCGAGGATCCGCGCGAGACCCTCGATTACTCGTACCAGAAGCAGCTGGAGCTGCTTCAGAAGGTGCGCCGCGGTGTCGCCGATGTGGCGACGTCGCGCAAGCGGCTGGAATTGCAGCTGAATCAGTTGCAGGGCCAGTCGAGCAAGCTGGAGGACCAGGGCCGCAAGGCGCTGGCGCTGGGCCGCGAGGACCTGGCGCGCGAGGCGCTGTCCCGCCGCGCGTCGCTCCAGCAGCAGGTCACCGACCTGGAGACGCAGCACCAGACGCTCCAGGGCGAGGAGGAGAAGCTCACGCTCGCCGCGCAGCGCCTCCAGGCCAAGGTCGACGCCTTCCGTACGAAGAAGGAGACCATCAAGGCCACCTACACGGCGGCGCAGGCACAGACCCGGATCGGCGAGGCGTTCTCCGGCATCTCCGAGGAGATGGGCGACGTCGGCATGGCCATCCAGCGTGCGGAGGACAAGACCGCACAGCTCCAGGCGCGGGCCGGCGCGATCGACGAGCTGCTCGCCTCCGGCGCCCTGGACGACCAGTCCGGGATGGCGAAGGACGACATCGCCGCCGAGCTGGACCGGATCTCCGGCGGTTCCGACGTCGAGCTGGAGCTCCAGCGCATGAAGGCGGAGCTGGCCGGCGGCTCGACGCCGAACCAGGCGATCGAGGGCGGCAACGGCGGTACGGGCACGCAGGACGCCCAGCCGTCCACCAATAAATTCGACAAGCAGTAG
- the pspAA gene encoding PspA-associated protein PspAA, translating into MIVRIMGEGQVKLADSHFAALDKLDDELLAEVRDGDEAGFRRTFHALLDKVRELGEPLPDDALEPSELILPAPGATMEEVRAMLNDDGLIPSS; encoded by the coding sequence ATGATCGTACGGATCATGGGGGAGGGTCAGGTGAAGCTGGCGGACAGCCACTTCGCCGCACTCGACAAGCTCGACGACGAGCTGCTGGCCGAGGTCAGGGACGGGGACGAGGCCGGCTTCCGCCGCACCTTCCACGCGCTCCTGGACAAGGTCCGCGAACTCGGCGAGCCGCTGCCGGACGACGCTCTGGAGCCGTCCGAGCTGATTCTTCCCGCGCCCGGCGCGACCATGGAAGAGGTCCGCGCGATGCTGAACGACGACGGCCTGATCCCGTCCTCCTGA